The following DNA comes from Hahella chejuensis KCTC 2396.
ATGACGCACCAGATTGATCTGTCCCATCAGCTTACTGCGCAGCCCCATATCCCACTGCTCGGAAGTCATCTCTGTCAGCGGCGCGAACGCCAGGTCGCCGGTTGCGCTGACCAGCGCATCAAACTCGCCGATAGTCTCGAACAGCGTCCGAATGGACGTCTCATCGGCAATATCCACCTGATAGTCGCCGCCGCTCTTGCCGACCTTGATCACTTCGTGCCTATCCTGCAGGTTTTCTACAACGGCTTTGCCGATGGTTCCGGTGGCGCCGATTACTACGATTTTCATTGTGCTTTCTCCACATTGATTGTTGATGAAAGCACTTTAATGCAAAAATAGACTGGGATAATCTAGCTAAAAACCAACTCACTGTTTCCAGATAGAAACAATATGCAGAACTTACTCGCTCATCTCGAATGGGTCGCCGCCTTTCATCAGGTAGCGCAGGACGGCAGTTTCACTCAGGCGGCCGATAGCCTGAACAGCTCAAAGTCCCAGGTCAGCAAGCAGGTTAAAGCGCTGGAGGCGCTGCTGCAGACACAGCTCCTGCATCGCACCACCCGCAGTTTACGTCTCACGGAAGCTGGTGAAGCGCTGTTTCGCTACAGCACGGAGATTCAGGCGTTGTTTCGTCAGGCCACAGAAGTGGTAAGCGACCTGAATGAGGACACAGTGGGCGTACTGCGCTTCACCTGCCCCGTTTCATTGGGCATCTCCATGATGCCGGAGATTCTAAAACTGTTCCGGTTGCGTTATCCCCGGGTAAAAGTGCAGATAGATCTGGCCAATGAGAGCCGCAACCTGATCGCGGAGGAGTTCGATCTCGCCATTCGCGCCACGCCCCAGCCCGACCCTTATCTGGTGGCGAGACCATTGGGAGCCATGGTGGACGCCATCTGCGCCAGCCCTGAATTCATCACGCGCCACGGCAAACCGGAGACGCCGGAGGAACTGACGCGCTTTCCCTGCATCGTCCATAACCAACACCAGCAACTGAGCCAATGGCGCTTTACCGGCCCCGAGCGCGAAATCAGCGTGCCGATACAGGCGGAAATCGCCGCCAATCAGTATCCCATGATGCGGCAATGCGCTGTGGAAGGACTCGGCGTCACCAAGCTGCCGTTTTATGAAGCTTATA
Coding sequences within:
- a CDS encoding LysR family transcriptional regulator encodes the protein MQNLLAHLEWVAAFHQVAQDGSFTQAADSLNSSKSQVSKQVKALEALLQTQLLHRTTRSLRLTEAGEALFRYSTEIQALFRQATEVVSDLNEDTVGVLRFTCPVSLGISMMPEILKLFRLRYPRVKVQIDLANESRNLIAEEFDLAIRATPQPDPYLVARPLGAMVDAICASPEFITRHGKPETPEELTRFPCIVHNQHQQLSQWRFTGPEREISVPIQAEIAANQYPMMRQCAVEGLGVTKLPFYEAYRDIQSGRLVRLLEDYPSHTHTLFVVFPAQRYQPKKLIYFKELLIEWFSGRPEFFQRL